In Lycium ferocissimum isolate CSIRO_LF1 chromosome 7, AGI_CSIRO_Lferr_CH_V1, whole genome shotgun sequence, the sequence GAATTGTCCCTTGTTTAGGGCCTCTTTGCTATTCTTTGTCACAGTTATCATTTGGATGTCTCAAGTTCATGAATTGTGCCTATAAAGTTAAGaatttctgtttttcttttgtttctcttctCAATGTCGTCACTGGGCTCTTGGTGATTTACCGAAAGACACTAACAATGTTGGGCTCAACACATATCCTCTTGGTGTGAAAATGAGTCAATGGTCTATGTTGGTGTCAAATGTTATCTGAGTGAACTAGCCTCGACGCGTGCTGGTTCCTGTTTCCAGCCTAATTACAGTTGTCTGGCTAACACAAGAGATCTTTAGAATACAATGGCAACATTGGTCTGTATGGTATCATAATCTCATAGATTATCTATTTGTTTTGTCAGATTCGTGTTAACTGTTTTCCTCTTTTGGTAGTAAACTTAGAATTCTCTTGCTGAACTCACAGGCATTGAAAGTAAAGAATTCTTTTACCATACTTAATTATGAAGATCCAATTTTCGAATTTTCATTGACAGGTCTTCTTCGCTGTGGGAAAAGTTGTCGTCTTAGATGGACGAATTATCTAAGGCCAGACATCAAACGAGGTCCTTTTAGCCCCGAAGAACAGAAGCTTGTCATACAGTTGCATGGCATTCTTGGAAACAGGTTAGCATGATGTTATTTTGCCTTCTGTAGTTACCTGCTCAATTTCCAATATTTCTTAGTGCTCCTTTACCTAACTGAAAAACCCTATAAGGATCATTTATACTTCAATAACTATGAATAATCATTATTAAGTTTCATCTAGATGGGCTGCAATTGCATCACAACTACCTGGAAGGACAGACAATGAGATAAAGAATCTGTGGAATACTCACCTGAAAAAGCGCCTGGTTTCCATGGGCATTGATCCTCAGACTCATGAACAGTACTCTTCCACTAATGGACTGCTGATAAGACCAGCTACATCACCTTCAGCCCGCCACTTGGCACAATGGGAAAGTGCTAGGCTCGAAGCTGAGGCTCGTCTTTCCAGAGAGTCCCAATTCCTGGTTCCATCATCAGTTGGAAGATCTGACACTGACTATTTTTTGCGCATTTGGAACTCAGAGATAGGAGAGGCATTcaggaaattcaagaaaggagaaaaaactGCTTGTCAAAGTCCAGCCTCTCAAGCATCTTCGTGTACAAAGTACGGATCAGCCTCAAGCATTACGACTGAGGTTGAGCTCAGTGTTATAGAGAGCAACCAAAATGAATATATGGAGTGGATGAATGGCCAACCATATACTGAAGATTTCTTGCAAGGATCAGCCACCTCTAGCTCCGACGCCATGGAGGATTCGTCTGAATC encodes:
- the LOC132063925 gene encoding transcription factor MYB17-like, with the translated sequence MGRTPCCDKNGLKKGPWTTEEDEKLVEFIKKNGHGSWRSLPKLAGLLRCGKSCRLRWTNYLRPDIKRGPFSPEEQKLVIQLHGILGNRWAAIASQLPGRTDNEIKNLWNTHLKKRLVSMGIDPQTHEQYSSTNGLLIRPATSPSARHLAQWESARLEAEARLSRESQFLVPSSVGRSDTDYFLRIWNSEIGEAFRKFKKGEKTACQSPASQASSCTKYGSASSITTEVELSVIESNQNEYMEWMNGQPYTEDFLQGSATSSSDAMEDSSESALQLLLDFPTNNDMSFLGHSDSYSLHPLLGESSLICPKTEYAGCFL